CGGCGGCATGCGCCGGCTGGTCGAGAATCCCGCGCGCATGGATGGCCAGGTTTTCAGCGGTAAAATCATCCTGGATGAGTTCTGCGACCACATCATCATCGGCCAGGATGTTGACGATAGAATAGCGGTGGATTTTCAGCAGGAAGCGCAGTCGAAATGTCATGGACGAAACCCGGTACCCGGCCACGAAAGGCACGCCCAGCAGGGCGATTTCCAGGTTGGATGTACCGCAGGTGGTTAAAACCAGATCCGATGCATTGATCAAGTCAAAGCGTTCTCCTTGAGAGATTACCCGAATCTTCACTGTAGAACCGGACAAAAGCGACTGGATCTGCGTCTCGCTGATGTGGTCGGCCTGCAATAAAAAAACTTTCAGGTTGTGATCACAGGCCAACCTCTCTACCGCCTTGCGCATGGCGGGCAGCAGGCGGTCGACCTCGGATGGGCGTGATCCCGGAAGCAGCGTAACCATGTGGTCGTGGGGATCCACCCCGTGGCGACGGCGAAACCGATCTCTGGGAGTGCGTACCGACACCATGGAGAGTAATGGATGACCGGTATAGGTATGGCGGACGCCCGCGTCGCGAAAAATTTTTTTTTCGAAAGGAAATATAATGAAAAGATGATCGGTATACCGGCGCAGTTGCTGGACACGGCCG
Above is a window of Candidatus Aminicenantes bacterium DNA encoding:
- the lpxB gene encoding lipid-A-disaccharide synthase, which gives rise to VGGDRFRKMGVELIHHNRDYAVVGVFEILSQLARFHRRMRRLVREAVDRKAAAALLIDYPDFNLRLARRLKKAGIPVYYYIAPTVWAWRPGRVQQLRRYTDHLFIIFPFEKKIFRDAGVRHTYTGHPLLSMVSVRTPRDRFRRRHGVDPHDHMVTLLPGSRPSEVDRLLPAMRKAVERLACDHNLKVFLLQADHISETQIQSLLSGSTVKIRVISQGERFDLINASDLVLTTCGTSNLEIALLGVPFVAGYRVSSMTFRLRFLLKIHRYSIVNILADDDVVAELIQDDFTAENLAIHARGILDQPAHAAAMRRRLAGVTRSLSRDGDAADIVAGRMASDLCNAD